The following coding sequences lie in one Acidimicrobiales bacterium genomic window:
- a CDS encoding phenylacetate--CoA ligase: protein MPTLQTGEPLDAAGLAGDAKKDLQGQLLSDLVVRLAGSGNAFWEERLADIDPGSVTSLDDLGRLPFTVKQDLRERYPLGMVISPMEATTRLHASSGTSGKPTIVVYTPHDLAVWAEVNARALVLAGAQPGDILHNGYGYGLFTGGLGLHYGGERLGCTVVPVSGGNTTLQLQLLEDLGSRIMSATPSFSLVLAERARERGILDRLRVEVGILGAEPWSEGMRDRINEAWGGGYTALDIYGLSEVIGPGVAMEAPDDLGALNVFDDHFLPEIVDPETGETVPDGEYGELVLTTLTKEAMPVLRYRTGDITRILPEDQPGVPGRHWTRISRLTGRADDMLVIRGINVYPREIETVLMDDPDVGANYAIVVDRRGTMAEIRVRAEATAEAGNRIPEATERLTRVLADRIRIRAGVEMVPEGSMPRTEVGKVKRVFEQIDDTDPLA from the coding sequence ATGCCCACTCTGCAGACCGGTGAGCCGCTCGACGCCGCCGGCCTGGCCGGTGACGCCAAGAAGGACCTCCAGGGCCAACTGCTGTCCGATCTGGTGGTCCGGCTCGCTGGCAGCGGCAACGCCTTCTGGGAAGAGCGCCTGGCCGACATAGACCCGGGGTCTGTCACCTCGTTGGACGACCTGGGCCGGCTTCCGTTTACGGTCAAGCAGGACCTTCGGGAGCGGTACCCGCTGGGCATGGTTATCTCCCCGATGGAGGCCACCACGCGTCTTCATGCCAGTTCGGGGACCAGCGGCAAGCCGACCATCGTCGTGTACACCCCCCACGACCTGGCCGTGTGGGCCGAGGTCAATGCCCGGGCTCTCGTGCTGGCTGGTGCCCAACCTGGTGACATCCTCCACAACGGTTACGGATACGGCCTGTTCACCGGTGGCCTGGGACTCCACTACGGCGGCGAGCGTCTGGGGTGCACCGTGGTGCCCGTGTCGGGTGGGAACACCACCCTGCAACTCCAGTTACTGGAGGACCTAGGCAGTCGCATCATGTCGGCCACCCCGTCTTTTTCGCTGGTCCTGGCTGAGCGGGCTAGGGAACGGGGAATCTTGGACCGTCTACGGGTCGAGGTGGGAATTCTGGGTGCCGAGCCGTGGTCCGAGGGTATGCGTGACCGCATCAACGAGGCATGGGGCGGGGGCTACACCGCCCTGGACATCTACGGTTTGTCCGAGGTCATCGGCCCCGGGGTGGCCATGGAAGCCCCCGACGACCTGGGCGCCCTGAACGTGTTTGACGACCATTTCCTGCCCGAGATTGTCGATCCGGAGACCGGGGAGACGGTGCCCGACGGCGAGTACGGCGAGCTGGTCCTCACCACCCTGACCAAGGAGGCCATGCCCGTCCTCCGCTACCGCACCGGAGATATCACACGGATCCTCCCCGAGGACCAGCCCGGTGTCCCCGGACGGCACTGGACTCGGATCTCCCGCCTCACCGGCCGGGCCGACGACATGCTGGTGATCCGAGGTATCAACGTTTACCCCCGCGAGATCGAGACCGTCCTGATGGACGATCCGGACGTTGGTGCCAACTACGCCATCGTCGTTGACCGTCGGGGAACCATGGCCGAAATCCGGGTCCGGGCCGAGGCCACAGCGGAGGCCGGTAACCGGATCCCTGAAGCTACTGAGCGACTCACCCGGGTACTGGCTGACCGGATCCGCATCCGAGCCGGCGTTGAGATGGTCCCCGAGGGGTCGATGCCCCGGACCGAGGTGGGCAAGGTCAAGCGTGTCTTCGAGCAGATCGACGACACCGACCCCCTGGCCTGA
- a CDS encoding ornithine cyclodeaminase family protein, protein MPGPLPHFDAEAIRSVVDLSTCIEALREGSRELGGLHPRSQVSLGEGDDFLLMPAVSPSGIGVKVVSVVSGNRDRDLPLIHGFYLYCDRETGVPTATLDGSALTTLRTPAASALAADLLARPDATTLGIFGTGVQARGHVAAMLAVRPTVERIVVSGRTADSTDRFVAGLEVGGREAVTGSPTEAAGCDLVCGCTSSATPVIPTHAVRPGTHVGLVGSYSTARREVDADLLRRSAVFVDDRHAAADEAGDLITAANEGRWSFDEVRGDLAELCLGTAGRSSNDEVTLFKSVGLAVWDLIVASAVVRAGSR, encoded by the coding sequence ATGCCCGGACCCCTACCCCACTTCGACGCTGAGGCCATTCGGTCCGTGGTCGACCTGTCAACCTGCATCGAGGCCCTGCGGGAGGGGTCTAGGGAACTAGGGGGATTACACCCCCGGTCTCAGGTCTCGTTGGGTGAGGGAGATGACTTCCTCCTGATGCCAGCCGTCTCCCCGTCTGGGATCGGCGTGAAGGTGGTGAGCGTGGTGTCGGGGAACCGGGACCGCGACCTGCCCCTGATCCATGGCTTCTACCTGTACTGCGATCGGGAGACCGGGGTACCGACGGCCACCCTGGACGGTTCGGCCCTGACCACCCTGCGGACTCCGGCCGCCTCGGCTTTGGCTGCCGACCTGCTAGCCCGACCGGATGCCACCACGCTGGGGATCTTCGGCACCGGTGTCCAGGCGAGGGGCCATGTGGCCGCCATGCTGGCCGTCCGACCCACCGTGGAACGGATCGTGGTGTCAGGCCGGACCGCGGACTCGACCGACCGGTTCGTGGCCGGCCTCGAGGTCGGGGGCCGCGAGGCGGTGACCGGGTCCCCGACCGAGGCCGCCGGGTGCGACCTGGTGTGCGGCTGCACGTCATCAGCCACGCCGGTGATCCCCACCCACGCCGTCCGGCCCGGGACCCACGTGGGCCTGGTCGGCTCCTACTCGACGGCCCGCCGGGAGGTCGATGCCGACCTCCTCCGACGGTCCGCTGTTTTTGTCGACGACCGGCATGCGGCAGCCGACGAAGCCGGCGACCTGATCACAGCGGCCAATGAGGGTCGGTGGTCCTTCGACGAGGTTCGGGGCGATCTGGCCGAGTTGTGCCTCGGGACGGCCGGTCGTTCGTCCAATGACGAGGTCACCTTGTTCAAGTCGGTCGGCCTTGCCGTCTGGGACCTCATTGTGGCTAGTGCGGTGGTGCGGGCCGGTTCCCGGTGA
- a CDS encoding proline racemase family protein: protein MTRDSLDGIRADDYHTAGEPFRIVDLGPMGGSTVLDRRSWAMNHLDDHRRYLVHEPRGHAGMYGGMVVPPDDDAGNIGVVFFHKDGFSTACGHGTIALATWAVDTGRIAAPVNGEVPVVIDVPSGRLPTVARLVDGCVASVRFTNVPSYVSATDLEVQTSFGLVTAHVSFGGAFYASVAIDDLNVTATADQVDNLIALDREVRAVLGDHPSCYHPDDDRLSGLYGSILHETLGGDPLHQRNVTVFADGQVDRSPCGSGTSARLALLHHLGMVNVGQAFQNRGVAGGEFTGRVVATTGDTVTTTIEGSAYRHATSTFHLDPHDPLGSGFLFR from the coding sequence ATGACCCGGGACTCCCTGGACGGCATCCGGGCCGACGACTACCACACGGCCGGAGAGCCCTTCCGAATCGTCGACCTCGGGCCCATGGGGGGATCTACCGTGCTGGACCGGCGGTCCTGGGCCATGAACCACCTAGACGACCACCGCAGGTACCTGGTCCACGAACCCCGGGGCCACGCCGGCATGTACGGCGGGATGGTCGTCCCCCCGGACGACGACGCCGGCAACATCGGCGTGGTGTTCTTCCATAAGGACGGCTTCTCGACGGCCTGCGGACACGGCACCATCGCCCTGGCCACGTGGGCCGTCGACACCGGTCGGATCGCCGCTCCGGTCAACGGCGAGGTTCCGGTGGTGATCGACGTCCCGTCGGGCCGCCTACCAACGGTCGCCCGGTTGGTGGACGGTTGCGTCGCCTCCGTCCGGTTCACCAACGTCCCGTCTTACGTCTCGGCCACCGACCTGGAGGTTCAGACGTCGTTCGGCCTGGTCACGGCTCACGTGTCGTTCGGGGGCGCCTTCTACGCCTCGGTGGCTATCGACGACCTGAACGTCACGGCCACCGCCGACCAGGTCGACAACCTGATCGCCCTGGACCGGGAGGTACGTGCGGTGCTCGGCGACCACCCCTCGTGCTACCACCCCGACGATGACCGTCTTTCCGGGCTTTATGGCTCCATCCTCCACGAGACGCTGGGCGGGGATCCCCTCCACCAGCGGAACGTGACCGTCTTTGCCGACGGCCAGGTTGACCGGTCGCCGTGCGGATCTGGGACCTCGGCCCGCCTGGCCCTCCTCCACCACCTCGGGATGGTCAACGTCGGCCAGGCGTTCCAGAACCGGGGGGTGGCCGGCGGGGAGTTCACGGGCCGCGTGGTGGCCACGACCGGTGACACCGTGACGACCACCATCGAGGGGTCGGCTTACCGTCACGCCACCAGCACCTTCCACCTCGACCCCCACGATCCGCTCGGATCGGGATTCCTGTTTCGCTGA
- the paaC gene encoding phenylacetate-CoA oxygenase subunit PaaC, which translates to MTASGLTDGVREFLLAFADDEHLMGQQHAEWIGVAPFLEEDLAFCSISQDELGHAASLYAIVAGDGDPTGVGDPAIDELAFHRDPADWRSCRLVEEPSEDWGHALVRHWLYDAAEELRWDLVSESTLAPLAEAAVRAASEEWFHRRHADGLLDVLLVGSDSRERLLAALDDLLPVAISLFDPVPGEGEAVAAGVAAAPFDTCLPTWTGRVRDRFGVDPSCTAPSPPNGRQDRSPAFAPLLERMREVFALDPTATW; encoded by the coding sequence GTGACCGCTTCCGGGCTGACCGACGGCGTCCGGGAGTTCCTCCTGGCCTTCGCCGACGACGAGCACCTGATGGGCCAGCAGCACGCCGAGTGGATTGGCGTGGCCCCATTTCTTGAGGAGGACCTGGCCTTCTGCTCCATCAGCCAGGACGAGTTGGGGCATGCGGCATCCCTGTACGCCATCGTGGCCGGAGACGGCGACCCGACAGGCGTCGGGGACCCGGCCATCGACGAGTTGGCCTTCCACCGTGACCCCGCTGACTGGCGTAGCTGCCGACTGGTGGAGGAGCCGTCCGAGGACTGGGGCCATGCCCTGGTCCGGCACTGGCTCTACGACGCCGCCGAGGAACTCCGATGGGATCTGGTGTCCGAGTCCACCCTGGCCCCGTTGGCCGAAGCGGCTGTCCGGGCGGCCTCCGAGGAGTGGTTCCACCGACGCCACGCCGACGGCCTGCTCGACGTTCTGCTGGTCGGATCCGACAGCCGCGAACGGCTCCTCGCCGCGCTGGATGACCTCCTGCCCGTCGCCATCAGCTTGTTCGACCCGGTACCCGGCGAGGGTGAGGCCGTCGCGGCCGGTGTAGCGGCCGCCCCCTTCGACACCTGCCTGCCCACCTGGACCGGACGGGTCCGGGACCGCTTCGGGGTCGACCCGTCGTGCACCGCCCCCTCTCCCCCGAACGGGCGCCAAGACCGCAGCCCTGCCTTCGCCCCGCTTCTGGAACGGATGCGCGAGGTGTTCGCCCTCGACCCCACGGCTACCTGGTAG
- a CDS encoding metal-sulfur cluster assembly factor: MTTVERVRAAIASVDDPEYPGISVVDLGLLETLDVTLDGHVVVGLIPTFSGCPALSMIANDVRAVVGSVDGVSSCDVRWLGAPAWTVDRVSDEARQAMAQEFTVAVRIGVEPVSCPRCDAPTTETSLFGPSRCRAVHSCPACSEVVEVMRSSSVGRA; this comes from the coding sequence ATGACGACCGTCGAGCGGGTGCGGGCCGCCATCGCCAGCGTCGACGATCCGGAATACCCGGGTATCTCCGTCGTGGATCTCGGCCTGCTGGAGACGCTGGACGTCACACTGGACGGACACGTGGTCGTCGGTCTCATCCCCACCTTCTCCGGCTGCCCGGCGCTGTCCATGATCGCCAATGACGTCCGGGCCGTCGTCGGGTCGGTCGACGGCGTCTCATCGTGCGACGTTCGGTGGCTGGGTGCCCCGGCGTGGACCGTCGACCGGGTAAGCGACGAGGCCCGGCAGGCCATGGCCCAGGAGTTCACAGTGGCTGTCCGGATCGGTGTCGAACCAGTGTCCTGCCCCCGCTGTGACGCCCCAACGACCGAAACCTCGCTGTTCGGCCCCAGCCGTTGCCGAGCCGTGCACTCCTGTCCGGCGTGTTCCGAGGTCGTCGAGGTCATGCGGTCGTCGTCTGTAGGCCGGGCATGA
- the paaA gene encoding 1,2-phenylacetyl-CoA epoxidase subunit A, protein MGRSWASMVAFEAFLDDGGIVEVDDDMPDAYRQAVFAFIEMHANSELMGGLTERDWIPKTPGLRHKMAVLAKTQDEIGHGHLLYMVAADMGIKHRRKMLEDLFAGRSRFHNVFHYRAKTWGDQVAISFLVDAAALATQQAVFKNCSYGPYRRILKRIITEEGFHMRMGEERMLLIAEGTKIQRALFQASLDDWWWPALQLFGPDSQPDDVLLRWHIKSERNEVLRARWVQKFAPLLISYGFTVPDPDLVHDPEAGTWTSGPIDWEPLRRTLAMGGPDSARRIADAAANWVDTGWVRQAMDHAPERAPGPAGAAV, encoded by the coding sequence ATGGGACGGTCTTGGGCCTCCATGGTGGCCTTCGAGGCCTTCCTGGATGACGGAGGGATTGTGGAGGTCGACGACGACATGCCCGACGCCTACCGGCAGGCCGTCTTCGCCTTCATCGAGATGCACGCCAACAGCGAACTGATGGGCGGGCTGACCGAGCGGGACTGGATTCCAAAGACTCCCGGCCTCCGGCACAAGATGGCTGTGCTGGCCAAAACCCAGGACGAGATCGGCCATGGTCACCTCTTGTACATGGTGGCCGCCGACATGGGGATCAAACACCGACGAAAGATGCTGGAAGACCTTTTCGCTGGTAGGTCCAGGTTCCACAACGTCTTCCACTACCGGGCCAAAACTTGGGGCGACCAGGTGGCCATCTCGTTCCTGGTCGACGCGGCCGCCCTGGCTACCCAGCAGGCCGTGTTCAAGAACTGCTCCTATGGCCCGTACCGCCGAATCCTGAAGCGAATCATCACCGAGGAGGGGTTCCACATGCGGATGGGCGAGGAGCGGATGCTCCTGATCGCCGAGGGAACCAAGATCCAGCGGGCCCTGTTCCAGGCCTCGTTGGACGACTGGTGGTGGCCGGCCCTCCAACTTTTCGGACCCGACTCACAGCCCGACGACGTGCTGCTGCGATGGCACATCAAGTCGGAACGCAACGAGGTCCTACGGGCCCGGTGGGTCCAGAAGTTCGCGCCGCTCCTGATCTCCTACGGATTTACCGTCCCCGACCCTGACCTCGTCCATGACCCGGAGGCCGGCACCTGGACCTCCGGGCCCATCGACTGGGAGCCGCTGCGACGCACCCTGGCTATGGGCGGACCGGACTCGGCCCGTCGTATTGCCGATGCCGCCGCCAACTGGGTCGACACCGGTTGGGTACGCCAGGCCATGGACCACGCTCCAGAACGCGCTCCGGGACCAGCGGGGGCAGCGGTATGA